One window of Chamaesiphon minutus PCC 6605 genomic DNA carries:
- the metH gene encoding methionine synthase — MTSSFLDRLHSPERPVIVFDGAMGTNLQVQNLTAEDFGGAEYEGCNEYLVHTNPEAVAKVHRDFLAAGADVIETDTFGGTAQTLGEYGLQDQVYYLNKTAAELAKKCTAEFSTPEKPRFVAGSIGPGTKLPSIGHIDYDSLEQAYTEQATGLLDGGVDLFLIETCMDVLQIKAAINGLEQVFKNKGVRIPIMVSATFEHPQATMLSGSDVATLLTALQPFPIDILGLNCATGPDLMAPHIKHLCEQSPFVVSCVPNAGLPENIGGHAHYKLTPIELKLAMYKFVEDWGVQVIGGCCGTRPEHIKELAEIGATLKTKVRIPIFEPAASSLMSVQPYHQDNSFLIIGERLNASGSKKCRDLLNEENWDGLVSLAKSQVREGAHVLDVNVDYVGRDGVKDMHEVVSRVVNNVSLPLMLDSTEWEKMEAGLKVAGGKCLLNSTNYEDGEERFYKVLEIAKKYGAGIVIGTIDEEGMARTAQKKFEIAKRAYDAAVAYGFPPYEIFFDPLALPISTGIEEDRANGKATVESIEMIRQNLPECHVLLGLSNISFGLNAAARQVLNSMFLHECMAVGMDAAIVSPNKILPLAKITPEHQEICRNLIYDRRQFDGDICTYDPLGLLTTMFEGVTTKRDKSEDDKLPLEQKLTRHIIDGERVGLEANLMKAIEKYPPLDIINIYLLDGMKVVGELFGSGQMQLPFVLQSAETMKAAVAFLEPHMDKADVGVSNAKGKFVIATVKGDVHDIGKNLVDIILSNNGYEVINMGIKQPVEAIIQAYEEHKPDCIAMSGLLVKSTAFMKENLEVFNEKGITIPIILGGAALTPKFVYNDCQQAYKGQVIYGKDAFADLNFMDALMPAKHGNKWDDFKGFLDEDGNPIKVAVEVEETNGKTDKTNESNEPLIIDTVRSEAVSLEIDRPTPPFWGTKILKDEISIEDLFWHMDLQALIAGQWQFRKPKEQSREEYDAFLAEKVHPILAEWKAKILTEKWLEPQLIYGYFPCTAEGNSVHVYDPSVIEQGLTPQTATPVITWTFPRQKSLRRLCLADFFCPLSENKFDVFPMQAVTMGEIATEKAQVLFKADNYANYLYFHGMAVQMAEALAEWSHARIRKELGYGDLEPDNIRDMLAQRYQGSRYSFGYPACPNVADQLQQLEIMGTQRMGMTMDESEQLYPEQSTTALIVYHPVAKYFSA, encoded by the coding sequence ATGACAAGTTCCTTCCTCGATCGTCTCCATAGTCCCGAACGTCCTGTCATCGTCTTCGATGGGGCGATGGGTACCAATCTCCAAGTCCAAAACCTCACGGCTGAGGACTTTGGGGGGGCTGAGTACGAAGGTTGTAACGAATATCTCGTCCATACCAACCCCGAAGCGGTAGCCAAAGTACATCGGGACTTTTTGGCGGCAGGTGCCGATGTCATCGAAACCGACACCTTTGGCGGTACGGCGCAAACATTGGGTGAATATGGATTGCAAGACCAAGTATATTACCTCAACAAGACCGCCGCAGAATTAGCCAAAAAATGTACGGCAGAATTTTCGACACCAGAGAAACCCAGATTCGTCGCCGGATCGATCGGCCCTGGTACTAAATTACCCTCGATCGGCCATATCGATTATGACAGTCTAGAGCAAGCATACACCGAACAGGCTACGGGCCTGTTGGACGGTGGTGTGGATCTATTCTTAATCGAGACTTGTATGGACGTGCTGCAAATCAAAGCAGCGATTAATGGACTGGAGCAGGTTTTTAAAAATAAAGGGGTGAGAATCCCGATTATGGTGTCGGCGACATTCGAGCATCCCCAAGCGACGATGTTGTCTGGTAGCGATGTAGCAACATTATTGACGGCATTGCAACCATTTCCGATCGATATTTTAGGCTTGAATTGTGCGACTGGGCCAGATCTCATGGCTCCACATATCAAACATCTGTGCGAACAATCGCCATTTGTGGTTTCTTGCGTACCAAATGCTGGATTGCCAGAAAATATCGGCGGTCACGCTCACTACAAATTAACGCCGATCGAACTCAAATTGGCGATGTATAAGTTCGTCGAAGATTGGGGCGTTCAAGTAATCGGTGGTTGTTGTGGCACTCGACCAGAACACATTAAAGAATTAGCAGAAATTGGGGCGACTTTAAAGACCAAAGTACGGATTCCGATATTTGAACCAGCGGCATCTTCATTAATGTCGGTGCAACCCTATCATCAGGATAATTCATTCTTAATTATCGGCGAACGTTTGAATGCCAGTGGCTCGAAAAAATGTCGCGATTTATTAAATGAAGAGAATTGGGATGGCTTAGTTTCCCTCGCGAAATCTCAGGTACGCGAAGGTGCCCACGTGCTCGATGTCAACGTCGATTATGTCGGACGCGATGGTGTTAAAGACATGCACGAAGTGGTATCGCGAGTAGTGAATAACGTTAGCTTACCGCTAATGCTCGACTCCACTGAGTGGGAGAAAATGGAAGCCGGATTGAAAGTTGCTGGCGGTAAATGTCTGCTCAACTCGACTAACTATGAAGATGGCGAAGAACGCTTCTATAAAGTCTTAGAAATTGCTAAGAAATATGGTGCCGGGATCGTGATTGGGACGATCGATGAAGAAGGCATGGCACGAACGGCACAGAAGAAATTCGAGATTGCCAAACGTGCCTATGATGCGGCTGTCGCTTATGGTTTCCCACCCTATGAAATCTTCTTCGATCCCTTAGCATTACCGATTTCGACGGGGATTGAGGAAGACCGCGCAAATGGTAAAGCGACTGTCGAATCGATCGAAATGATTCGTCAAAATCTTCCCGAATGTCACGTTTTATTAGGACTATCGAATATTTCCTTCGGTCTTAATGCTGCCGCACGGCAAGTCTTAAACTCGATGTTCCTGCATGAGTGCATGGCTGTTGGCATGGATGCCGCGATCGTCAGTCCGAATAAGATATTACCACTCGCTAAAATAACGCCCGAACATCAAGAAATCTGTCGAAATCTGATTTACGATCGCCGCCAATTTGATGGGGATATCTGTACCTACGATCCGTTAGGTTTGCTCACTACCATGTTTGAAGGAGTGACAACCAAACGCGATAAATCCGAGGATGATAAATTACCGCTCGAACAGAAACTTACCCGCCATATTATCGACGGCGAACGAGTTGGATTGGAAGCTAACTTGATGAAAGCGATCGAGAAATATCCGCCCTTAGATATTATCAATATCTATCTCCTCGACGGCATGAAAGTAGTTGGCGAACTCTTCGGTTCGGGACAAATGCAATTACCTTTCGTTTTGCAATCTGCCGAAACCATGAAAGCCGCCGTCGCTTTCCTCGAACCCCACATGGATAAAGCCGATGTCGGTGTCAGTAATGCTAAAGGAAAATTCGTCATCGCCACCGTCAAAGGTGACGTACATGATATCGGTAAAAACCTCGTCGATATCATCCTCTCGAATAATGGCTATGAAGTGATCAACATGGGTATCAAACAACCCGTGGAAGCCATCATTCAAGCCTACGAAGAACACAAACCAGACTGCATTGCCATGAGCGGACTACTGGTAAAATCCACCGCCTTCATGAAAGAAAACCTCGAAGTTTTCAACGAAAAAGGCATCACCATTCCCATCATTCTCGGCGGCGCAGCTCTCACTCCCAAATTTGTCTATAACGACTGCCAGCAGGCTTATAAAGGGCAGGTAATCTACGGGAAGGATGCTTTTGCCGATCTGAACTTTATGGACGCGCTGATGCCCGCAAAACATGGCAACAAGTGGGATGACTTTAAAGGCTTTCTCGATGAAGATGGCAACCCGATTAAAGTCGCTGTCGAAGTTGAAGAAACTAATGGCAAAACTGACAAAACTAACGAGTCAAACGAACCACTAATTATCGACACCGTGCGATCGGAAGCCGTATCATTAGAGATCGATCGACCTACACCACCATTCTGGGGTACCAAAATCCTCAAAGATGAAATCTCGATCGAAGATCTATTCTGGCACATGGATCTCCAAGCCCTCATCGCCGGACAATGGCAATTCCGTAAACCCAAAGAGCAATCGCGGGAAGAATACGACGCATTCCTCGCCGAAAAAGTCCACCCGATCCTCGCAGAATGGAAAGCCAAAATCCTCACCGAAAAATGGCTCGAACCCCAACTGATCTATGGCTACTTCCCCTGTACCGCCGAAGGTAACTCCGTCCACGTCTACGATCCCAGCGTCATCGAGCAAGGCTTAACGCCCCAAACAGCTACCCCCGTAATCACCTGGACATTCCCCCGTCAAAAATCCCTGCGTCGCCTCTGTCTGGCTGATTTCTTCTGCCCCCTATCAGAGAATAAATTCGACGTATTCCCAATGCAAGCCGTAACGATGGGCGAAATCGCCACCGAGAAAGCGCAAGTGTTATTCAAAGCCGATAACTATGCCAACTATCTCTACTTCCACGGCATGGCTGTCCAGATGGCTGAAGCCTTAGCCGAATGGAGCCACGCCCGCATCCGCAAGGAGTTGGGTTATGGCGATTTAGAGCCAGATAATATTCGCGATATGTTGGCACAACGCTATCAGGGTTCGCGGTATAGTTTCGGCTATCCCGCTTGTCCGAATGTGGCGGATCAGTTGCAGCAGTTGGAAATCATGGGTACCCAGCGGATGGGAATGACGATGGATGAGAGCGAACAGCTATATCCCGAGCAGTCTACTACTGCGTTGATTGTCTATCATCCTGTGGCTAAGTACTTTAGTGCTTAG
- a CDS encoding endonuclease domain-containing protein, which produces MLETMPTFHLLYNHNLIELARNMRQNPTPTERKLWYEYLRDVPVRVLRQKPIDRFIVDFYCASVKLAIEIDGEQHFTESEVIYDTERSAILAGYGIEVIRFTNQEVMNDFEGICQRIADAIEIPTTH; this is translated from the coding sequence ATGTTAGAGACAATGCCGACTTTTCATTTGCTGTATAACCATAATCTGATTGAGCTTGCACGGAATATGCGGCAGAATCCTACTCCAACGGAGCGGAAATTATGGTACGAATATCTCAGGGATGTGCCAGTTAGAGTGTTGCGACAGAAGCCAATCGATCGATTTATCGTGGATTTCTATTGTGCATCTGTCAAACTAGCGATCGAGATTGATGGAGAGCAGCACTTTACAGAATCAGAAGTAATTTATGACACAGAAAGAAGTGCAATCTTAGCTGGCTATGGAATCGAAGTTATCAGATTTACCAATCAGGAAGTAATGAATGATTTTGAGGGTATATGTCAACGAATTGCTGATGCGATCGAAATTCCTACAACTCACTAA
- a CDS encoding FmdB family zinc ribbon protein has product MPLYEFRCNDCGIFDEWRMMSESNAIAYCPQCQESAKRMFSIPGIQLNGALRLNKTENPEPKLAKKQDTDPAQRSRAKSHGGRPWMINH; this is encoded by the coding sequence ATGCCTCTGTACGAATTTCGTTGTAACGACTGCGGGATATTTGATGAATGGCGCATGATGAGTGAAAGTAACGCGATCGCTTATTGTCCGCAATGCCAAGAATCAGCCAAACGAATGTTTTCGATTCCTGGTATTCAATTAAATGGTGCCCTGCGGCTCAATAAAACCGAAAATCCGGAACCAAAGTTAGCTAAAAAGCAGGACACCGATCCGGCGCAGCGTAGTCGAGCCAAAAGCCATGGCGGTCGTCCCTGGATGATTAATCATTAA
- the ebsA gene encoding type IV pilus biogenesis protein EbsA: protein MNLFDEIIPAQPDKVNLYAPYFMKSAAKRNVLPKAITLYHKGGLGGYRAIEGGEKIPYVINWVIQNLPGDLTRCTMMFDDNADLTYDINLMNSELIGYLIDWLVNIRDTNTPDFPQYFYHKLMKMDD from the coding sequence ATGAATTTATTTGATGAAATAATTCCCGCTCAGCCAGATAAGGTTAATTTGTACGCTCCATATTTCATGAAATCCGCTGCCAAACGGAACGTCTTGCCCAAAGCAATCACGCTTTACCACAAAGGCGGACTCGGCGGTTATCGGGCGATCGAAGGTGGCGAGAAAATTCCTTACGTCATCAATTGGGTAATCCAAAATTTACCTGGCGATCTGACTAGATGCACGATGATGTTTGATGATAATGCCGATCTCACCTACGATATCAACCTGATGAATTCTGAGTTGATCGGCTACCTAATCGATTGGCTGGTTAATATCCGCGATACTAATACTCCAGATTTCCCCCAGTATTTTTATCATAAACTGATGAAAATGGATGACTAG
- a CDS encoding GAF domain-containing protein — translation MKSSVALTFDRLRLYLAEDDLTQAILDELRQTLTVDRVVLYSFNSERIGQVTFESLSDRKLSILISSGADECFNSEYSQLYENGRIRAIADIESEPIESCHRDFLRELQVKANLVVPILSDLKLWGLLVAHHCQSTFDWSANDILAMQATASNLSIVGDRLDS, via the coding sequence ATGAAGTCATCAGTAGCACTAACCTTCGATCGATTGCGTCTGTACTTAGCAGAAGACGATTTAACTCAAGCGATTCTCGATGAATTGCGCCAGACTCTTACTGTCGATCGAGTAGTATTATATTCTTTTAATTCCGAGCGAATCGGGCAAGTGACATTTGAGTCGTTGAGCGATCGCAAATTGTCAATTCTCATTTCGAGTGGGGCTGATGAATGTTTTAATAGTGAATATAGTCAACTTTACGAAAATGGTAGAATTCGCGCGATCGCCGATATTGAGTCAGAGCCGATCGAATCTTGTCATCGAGACTTCTTACGAGAATTGCAAGTAAAAGCCAATTTAGTCGTCCCAATTTTAAGCGATCTAAAATTGTGGGGATTGCTAGTGGCGCATCACTGTCAATCTACATTTGATTGGAGTGCCAATGACATCCTGGCGATGCAAGCCACTGCCAGTAATCTCTCGATCGTCGGCGATCGCCTCGATAGCTAA
- the glmM gene encoding phosphoglucosamine mutase produces MITSSPIEQLNLPNSPLFGTDGIRGRVGDVLTANLALEVGYWAGIVLRQAAEDVGPIVIGQDSRNSSDMLASALSAGLTSAGIEVWNLGLCPTPGVAHLTATSDAIGGVMISASHNPPEDNGIKFFGSDGTKLAKNLQAAIEAGIRGQSGAHVEPERWGHLYFTPELITQYVEAMKDSLLPGTSLAGMKIVLDLASGASVDVAPKVFTQLGAELICLHDEADGDRINVNCGSTHLGSLQAAVALHQADLGFAFDGDADRVLAVDNLGRKVDGDYILYFWGQHLSQLGLLPNEAIVTTVMANLGFERAWQASGGTVVRTAVGDQYVQAEMASCGAMLGGEQSGHILSPQHSVSGDGILTALHVAAIVQQSDKSLAELVDSSFQTYPQILHNVRVDDREARLNWAKCQPLQDAIAEAEAEMGDTGRVLVRASGTEPLIRVMVEAESMQKTEYWTKYLVAIVEQHF; encoded by the coding sequence ATGATTACATCTTCCCCGATCGAACAGCTCAATCTACCTAATTCACCCTTATTTGGTACAGACGGAATTCGCGGTAGGGTGGGCGATGTCCTGACAGCAAATTTGGCTCTAGAAGTGGGATACTGGGCTGGAATAGTATTGCGTCAGGCCGCTGAGGATGTCGGGCCGATTGTCATCGGTCAAGATTCGCGCAATTCTAGCGATATGTTAGCCAGTGCGTTGTCAGCCGGACTGACTTCGGCAGGGATTGAAGTCTGGAATTTGGGATTGTGTCCGACGCCTGGAGTCGCACATTTGACGGCGACTAGCGATGCGATCGGCGGCGTGATGATTTCGGCCAGCCACAATCCACCAGAAGACAATGGCATTAAGTTTTTTGGGTCGGATGGCACTAAGTTAGCTAAGAACTTGCAGGCGGCGATCGAGGCCGGAATTAGAGGACAATCGGGGGCGCATGTCGAGCCAGAAAGATGGGGTCATCTCTATTTCACGCCAGAATTAATTACGCAGTATGTGGAGGCAATGAAAGATTCCCTCTTACCAGGTACGAGTTTAGCGGGGATGAAAATCGTCCTCGATTTAGCATCGGGAGCGTCGGTAGATGTGGCTCCCAAGGTTTTTACGCAATTGGGGGCTGAGTTAATTTGTCTCCACGATGAGGCCGATGGCGATCGGATTAATGTCAATTGCGGTTCGACTCATTTAGGGTCTCTCCAAGCCGCTGTCGCTCTCCATCAGGCAGATCTGGGATTTGCCTTCGATGGTGATGCCGATCGAGTATTAGCAGTAGACAATTTGGGACGCAAAGTTGACGGGGATTATATTCTCTATTTCTGGGGTCAACATCTCAGCCAACTGGGACTGCTCCCAAATGAGGCGATCGTCACCACAGTCATGGCAAATTTGGGCTTCGAGCGGGCTTGGCAAGCTTCTGGCGGTACGGTAGTCCGCACGGCGGTAGGCGACCAATACGTCCAAGCTGAGATGGCGAGCTGTGGGGCGATGTTGGGTGGCGAGCAGTCTGGGCATATTCTCTCACCCCAGCATAGCGTCAGTGGCGATGGCATTCTCACTGCGCTGCATGTCGCTGCGATCGTTCAACAGTCGGATAAATCTCTAGCAGAGTTAGTAGATAGCAGTTTCCAAACCTATCCGCAGATTCTCCACAATGTCCGCGTAGACGATCGTGAAGCACGGCTCAACTGGGCAAAATGTCAACCCTTGCAAGATGCGATCGCGGAAGCAGAAGCAGAGATGGGTGACACCGGACGGGTACTCGTGCGCGCTTCGGGTACCGAGCCATTAATTCGGGTAATGGTAGAAGCCGAAAGTATGCAAAAGACCGAATACTGGACAAAATATCTAGTCGCGATCGTCGAACAACATTTCTAG
- the dnaK gene encoding molecular chaperone DnaK, with product MGKVVGIDLGTTNSCVAVMEGGKPTVIANAEGFRTTPSVVAFAKNGDRLVGQIAKRQAVMNPENTFSSVKRFIGRKFDEVSQEATEISYKVVNDGNSVRIEAPGLGKKFAPEEVSAQVLRKLVDDASKYLGETVTQAVITVPAYFNDSQRQATKDAGKIAGVEVLRIINEPTAAALAYGLDKKSNETILVFDLGGGTFDVSVLEVGDGVFEVLATSGDSHLGGDDFDKKIVDHLATTFMKNEGIDLRKDRQALQRLTEAAEKAKIELSSVTQAEINLPFITATQDGPKHVEMTLTRAKFEEICSDLIDRCRVPVENAVRDAKIDKTRIDEVVLVGGSTRIPAVKELVKRLLGKEPNETVNPDEVVAIGAAVQAGVLAGEVKDILLLDVTPLSLGVETLGGVMTKIIPRNTTIPTKKFETFSTAVDGQSNVEIHILQGEREMSRDNKSLGTFRLDGIPSAPRGVPQIEVTLDIDANGILNVTAKDKGTGKEQSISITGASTLDKTEVERMVREAESNASTDKENREKIDRKNQADSLTYQAEKQLQELGDKVPAADKTKLEGLIKELKEAVAKEDDAEIQRLSPEVQQTLMAIGSNIYAQAGANAGGGSDAGDDGTPPGSGTTGGGDDVIDAEFSETK from the coding sequence ATGGGAAAAGTTGTTGGCATTGACTTAGGAACTACCAACTCCTGCGTTGCCGTCATGGAAGGTGGCAAACCCACCGTAATCGCTAACGCCGAGGGTTTCCGCACTACCCCTTCTGTTGTCGCATTTGCGAAAAATGGCGATCGCTTGGTCGGTCAAATCGCCAAACGTCAAGCGGTGATGAACCCAGAGAATACCTTCTCCTCCGTCAAACGCTTTATCGGTCGCAAATTTGACGAAGTAAGCCAAGAAGCCACTGAAATCTCTTACAAAGTCGTCAACGATGGCAACAGCGTTAGAATCGAAGCCCCTGGATTGGGCAAGAAATTCGCGCCAGAAGAAGTTTCCGCTCAGGTATTAAGAAAATTAGTCGATGATGCGAGTAAATATTTGGGTGAAACTGTTACCCAAGCCGTAATTACCGTACCAGCTTACTTTAACGACTCGCAACGTCAAGCTACCAAAGATGCCGGAAAAATTGCTGGGGTTGAAGTCCTGCGGATTATCAACGAACCGACTGCTGCTGCACTAGCCTACGGTTTAGACAAAAAGAGCAACGAAACAATTCTCGTTTTTGACCTTGGGGGCGGTACATTCGACGTATCCGTACTCGAAGTCGGCGACGGTGTGTTTGAAGTGCTCGCAACTTCTGGCGATAGTCACTTAGGTGGGGACGACTTCGACAAGAAAATTGTCGATCACTTAGCGACGACCTTCATGAAAAATGAAGGCATCGACTTACGCAAAGATCGTCAAGCTCTCCAACGTCTAACTGAAGCTGCTGAGAAAGCCAAGATCGAACTCTCTAGCGTGACTCAAGCCGAAATCAACCTGCCCTTCATCACGGCAACTCAAGATGGGCCAAAACACGTTGAAATGACCCTAACTCGGGCTAAATTCGAGGAAATTTGTTCTGACTTGATCGATCGTTGTCGCGTCCCGGTCGAAAATGCGGTCAGAGATGCCAAAATCGATAAAACTCGAATCGATGAAGTCGTCTTGGTGGGTGGTTCGACTCGGATTCCCGCAGTTAAAGAACTAGTCAAACGCCTCTTAGGTAAAGAGCCTAACGAGACAGTCAACCCTGACGAAGTAGTCGCCATTGGTGCAGCGGTACAAGCTGGTGTCTTGGCTGGTGAAGTCAAAGATATCCTCTTGCTTGACGTTACTCCTCTATCCTTGGGTGTTGAAACCTTGGGTGGTGTAATGACCAAGATCATCCCTCGTAACACCACTATTCCGACTAAGAAGTTTGAAACCTTCTCGACAGCGGTAGATGGACAGAGCAACGTTGAAATCCATATTCTTCAAGGCGAACGCGAAATGTCTCGCGATAACAAGAGCCTGGGTACCTTCCGCCTAGACGGTATTCCTTCGGCTCCTCGTGGCGTTCCCCAAATCGAAGTCACTCTCGACATCGACGCCAACGGGATCTTGAACGTTACCGCCAAAGATAAGGGAACTGGTAAAGAGCAGTCGATCAGCATCACTGGTGCATCTACCCTCGATAAGACCGAAGTCGAACGGATGGTGCGCGAAGCTGAAAGTAATGCTTCCACCGACAAGGAAAACCGCGAGAAAATCGATCGCAAGAATCAGGCTGATTCCCTCACCTACCAAGCCGAAAAACAACTTCAAGAACTCGGCGATAAAGTCCCCGCAGCAGACAAAACCAAGCTCGAAGGCTTAATCAAAGAACTCAAAGAAGCTGTAGCTAAAGAAGATGATGCCGAAATCCAACGCTTGAGTCCCGAAGTTCAGCAAACCTTAATGGCGATCGGTAGTAATATCTACGCTCAAGCAGGTGCTAATGCTGGTGGCGGTAGCGATGCTGGTGACGATGGTACTCCTCCTGGCAGTGGCACGACTGGTGGTGGTGACGATGTTATCGATGCCGAATTCTCCGAAACTAAATAG
- a CDS encoding nitrile hydratase subunit alpha codes for MTDREVQILQLGLNSPRSLRASSLRIILQGWRDLDYKAQLLADPKAVSITEDFEIADAAIVTILENDVEHLHLVIPTLH; via the coding sequence ATGACAGATAGAGAGGTACAAATACTACAATTGGGTTTAAATTCGCCACGTTCTTTGCGAGCGAGTAGCTTGCGAATTATACTCCAGGGTTGGCGAGATCTGGATTATAAAGCGCAGCTATTGGCAGATCCCAAAGCTGTATCAATCACTGAAGATTTCGAGATTGCCGACGCAGCCATCGTGACAATTTTGGAAAACGATGTCGAACACCTACATCTAGTTATACCCACCTTGCATTAG
- the fmdA gene encoding formamidase codes for MPKTLFNVDLTKPMDKQDMPGHNRWHPDIPAVASVNPGDIFRIECKDWTDGQIKNNDSPDDIRDVDLSVVHVLSGPIWVNGAEPGDILVVDILDIGALQGDEWGFTGIFDRNNGGGFLTDHFPNAAKAIWDLEGIYTKSRHIPGVRFAGITHPGLIGCAPSHELLATWNKRESELMATQPDRRTYGAGFAGDVPVLATLPNPTNAILGTLAGSEFDRVAAEAARTVPPREHGGNCDIKNLSKGTKIYFPVYVEGAKLSMGDIHFSQGDGEISFCGAIEMSGFIDLHVDIIKGGVEKYAMVNPIFKPGPVEPHYSEYLIFEGISVDEFTGKQYFMDVHIAYRRACLNAIEYLKKFGFTGEQAYLLLSCAPVEGRVSGIVDVPNACCTVAIPTAIFDKNILPV; via the coding sequence ATGCCTAAAACCTTATTCAATGTAGATCTGACCAAACCGATGGATAAGCAGGACATGCCCGGACACAACCGCTGGCACCCCGATATCCCCGCCGTTGCATCTGTCAATCCTGGCGACATTTTTCGGATCGAGTGTAAAGACTGGACGGACGGACAGATTAAAAATAACGACAGCCCTGACGATATCCGCGATGTCGATTTGAGTGTCGTACACGTACTGAGCGGGCCAATTTGGGTCAATGGTGCCGAGCCAGGCGATATTCTGGTGGTGGATATCCTCGATATCGGGGCCTTACAGGGCGACGAATGGGGCTTTACGGGTATCTTCGATCGAAATAATGGCGGCGGCTTCTTGACCGACCATTTCCCTAATGCCGCGAAGGCAATTTGGGACTTAGAGGGGATTTATACCAAGTCTCGGCATATCCCTGGCGTCCGGTTTGCAGGTATCACTCACCCTGGTTTGATTGGCTGTGCCCCCTCCCACGAGCTGCTAGCGACCTGGAATAAGCGGGAATCGGAATTGATGGCTACCCAGCCCGACAGACGCACTTATGGGGCTGGTTTTGCGGGAGATGTGCCTGTCTTGGCAACATTACCCAATCCGACAAATGCGATTTTGGGTACTTTAGCTGGCTCGGAATTCGATCGAGTCGCAGCCGAAGCCGCACGGACGGTGCCACCCCGCGAACATGGTGGTAATTGCGACATCAAAAATCTCTCGAAGGGTACCAAGATTTATTTCCCCGTCTATGTCGAAGGGGCCAAATTATCGATGGGCGATATCCATTTCTCTCAAGGGGATGGGGAAATTTCCTTCTGTGGCGCGATCGAAATGTCTGGTTTTATCGACTTACATGTGGATATTATCAAAGGCGGCGTAGAAAAATATGCGATGGTAAATCCGATTTTTAAACCCGGCCCAGTCGAGCCGCATTATTCTGAATACCTAATCTTTGAAGGAATTTCGGTCGATGAATTTACAGGCAAGCAGTATTTTATGGATGTGCATATTGCCTATCGTCGTGCTTGTCTCAATGCGATCGAGTACCTGAAAAAGTTTGGATTTACAGGCGAACAAGCCTATCTCCTGCTCAGTTGCGCCCCAGTTGAAGGCCGAGTCAGCGGTATCGTAGATGTCCCCAATGCCTGTTGTACTGTCGCCATTCCTACCGCAATTTTCGACAAAAATATCTTACCCGTTTGA
- a CDS encoding vitamin B12 dependent-methionine synthase activation domain-containing protein has protein sequence MGDFTLERSSQSACPNVADRLHQLQIMGTQRMGMTMDESEQLYPEQSTTALIVYHPVAKYFSA, from the coding sequence TTGGGAGATTTCACCCTCGAACGGAGCAGCCAATCAGCTTGTCCGAATGTGGCGGATCGGTTGCACCAGTTGCAAATCATGGGTACCCAGCGGATGGGAATGACGATGGATGAGAGCGAGCAGCTATATCCCGAGCAGTCTACTACTGCGTTGATTGTCTATCATCCTGTGGCTAAGTACTTTAGTGCGTAA